TGGCGCTCGCGCCCGAGCTCCGCTGCAGCCTGGGCGGCTTCATCGACTGCTACGCGCGCGCTGGACTTCGCCAGGCTCAGCAGGGTAGGCACGAGGACGAGCAAGACGACGACGAGCGCGAGGCTGGCTCCGGTTCGCCGACACCGTCCGACGAGCACGCGGCGGCGGCAGCGCAGCGCGTGCTGAAGAGCGAGCTGATCGAACGCGACAACCGCAAGTATTACCTGGACCTGAAGGAGAACCAGCGCGGGCGGTTCCTCCGGATCAGGCAGGCGGTCAGCAGTGGCACTGGTAGGATGGCCAGTGGAGGCGTGGGCTACTACGGGACGGGCGCCGCAGGAGCAACGGCCGAGCAGACGGTGGTGCTGCCCGCGCAGGGGCTTATCGAGTTCCGCGACGCGCTCTCGCAGCTCATCGACGACTTCGGCGACGCGGACGCCGAGGAGGCCGGAGAGCGCGCGCTCGCAGGAGACCGGGGCCGCGGAGAGGGGGCGCGCGCGCTTCTGCCCGAGGCCGCGTCCTTCCGCGTGGACAACAAGCGCTTCTACTTCGACGTGGGCGCGAACCGGCGCGGCGTCTTCCTGAAGGTGAGCGAGGTGCGGCAGCCTCACCGCAGCGCCATCACCGTTCCGCTGAAGGCGTGGGCGCGCTTCGGTGAGAGCTTCATGCGCTACGAGGAGGAGATGCGCCGCATACTGGCGTGCCGAGCGGACAGGAGGACGGAGAGGCGCGCGGACGCCGACGAGAACGAGGACTGACGACGGCTcgcccttgtgtgtgtgttgtgccggggaaagaggggggaaagaggggggggggggggggggggggggtagtgcAAATCGAGTCACcatggtgtgtgtatatgtgtgtgtgtgcgcgcgcacgtgagtgtgtggtgtgtgtgtgtatgggtttGTGTGGACACCAGTCCTGGCGTCAAGGGGAAATGCCCGACCACCTAGCCATTACCCCGCTGAGCCCACTATTTTGCACGTGCTGCTCATTGGCAAAAAAGTGCAACTAAACGTTTGTGGAGTTTTCCAGTTTAAAAGGCTACGTTGTTTAACGTAGAAGAGATGTCTGTATCACTTCGTATAGGATGCATTTTAAGAATGCATTGTATGCTTTGGGAGGATAAACCCCGACCCCCACCCCAGCTCCTCAGTGGTTTTAGGATGCCCCACTCATGATTTACTTCTGGCACCAGGCTTGTGGCTTAccaggatgtgtgtgtgtgtgtgtgtgtgtgtgtgtgtgtgtgtgtgtgtgtgtgtgtgtgtgtgtgtgtgtaaaacggTGCACGCCATGgtgagtatgtgagtgtgtgtgtcagatgCTTCACACCTAGCAGAAGTGATCGGCTCCAGTGTTCTAATTTCTAAGCCTGTTTTCCACACGGTGTACCTCTATAGCCTGTTACTGTACTGTACGACTCTGGTCAACTACAATAGCACTTTTACATTTAGCCTAGCAgcattgctctttttttttctttttaatatacGGATGATTGGTGCCAGTTCGAAAGCAGGTTGGCAGGATATGAAGGAGCTACGCTTAGGTTAAGAGGCTTTGCTAGAGGTTAGGTACAGTTTAAAGTAGGGAtgggcatttcagtcaaatttgaTATTCCAATTTGTACGGCATTATTTGGGAAATATTCAAATGTCccccccacacccacacacagaagAATAATAGACTTTTAAGGCTATAGGCTACTGCACACCAAACAGATAGGGCAGACACCACCAGAGACAGTGATTCCACTCAACATCTGTTACTGTGCTGTTTTAAACCCAGCCGCAGACAGCAAATCTGTAATAGGTGACAAATTTACACTGAGaactaggcctgtcacaattaccACAAAATCAGttgattgcaattatttaagctGCTCGCAATTATTTTCCACTAACTTTCATAATCACGCAGCAAAGGTGTGTCATTTCCGGTGTCGTTTTACAATGTTCTTGCACATGCATAGTCCAAATCGGGTTTCCGGCTCAAATCAGGTAGTGACAGCCAAAACTACATGATGATTTGAATATCAAAAATGACAATCAAAAAAGCccaaattcactgtt
The DNA window shown above is from Pygocentrus nattereri isolate fPygNat1 chromosome 18, fPygNat1.pri, whole genome shotgun sequence and carries:
- the purg gene encoding purine-rich element-binding protein gamma codes for the protein MMMMADGSRGRGRVAECPRGAFPPPPPPCVDVQELASKRVDVQKKRFYLDVKQSARGRFLKIAEVWLGRGRGGAGGGGGSGGRGRGDGVRKSKLTLSMALAPELRCSLGGFIDCYARAGLRQAQQGRHEDEQDDDEREAGSGSPTPSDEHAAAAAQRVLKSELIERDNRKYYLDLKENQRGRFLRIRQAVSSGTGRMASGGVGYYGTGAAGATAEQTVVLPAQGLIEFRDALSQLIDDFGDADAEEAGERALAGDRGRGEGARALLPEAASFRVDNKRFYFDVGANRRGVFLKVSEVRQPHRSAITVPLKAWARFGESFMRYEEEMRRILACRADRRTERRADADENED